The genomic region CAATTGTTGATTCAGTTTTTTTATACAAGAACTTATCTGTATTGTCGTTTGTTTTTTCAACTTTTGAAAGGTAAACATTCTGTGCATTACACAGGTGAATACAGAATATGGAAACAGCAACTGCCAGATTCTTGATCATATTATTGTTGTGTTAATATTTTAACTGATTCTTCAAGACTGTTTTCCCAATGTTTAGGCTCTATTTTGTACACTTCTTCTATTTTATCCAATGACATGGTGCTTCTTCCCGGCCTTTTTGCGGGAGTCGGGTATTGATCCGTGGTTAAAGGGTTTAACTGCACTGAAGAGCCGGAGAATTCTGCAATTTTTTTTGCAAATTCAAACCAGGTGGTTTCCGGGTAGTTTGAGAAATGAAAGATTCCAAAAGTTTTACCGGGAGTTTCGATAATGTCCATAATAGCTTCTGCCAGGTCATTTGCATTGGTGGGCTGTCCAAACTGATCGGCAACAATTCCCAACTGATCTTTTTGAGAGAAAAGGTTCAGCATTGTTTTCACAAAGTTTTTATTAAACTCTGAATAGAGCCATGAAGTTCTTAAAATAATAGTTTTGGGATTAATTTCCAGGGCAAGCTCTTCCCCTTTTCTTTTTGACGCACCATATACCCCGGTTGGATTGGTGAAATCGTCTTCTGAGTAAGGCAGGTTCGTATCTCCATCAAATACATAATCGGTGGAAACGTGGATCAGAATACATTTATTATCTGCACAGGCCTGGGCAAGATATGCAACACCGTCAGCATTTACTGCAAATGCTTTGTCTTTTTCTTTTTCGGCGAGATCAACTGCTGTGTATGCGGAAGCATTAATACAATAGTCGGGTTTGTTATCATAGAAGAAGCCATTGATCTGATCTTCATTTGTAATATCCAGTGTCTGGGAATCCGTAAATATGAATTCATACGTATTTTCAAAATCAGGTGCTATTTTTCTGATACAGTTACCTAACTGACCATTTCCTCCTATTACTGCTATTTTTTTCATCTGTAATTTTATTATTTTACTATTGATGTATTATTAAGAAATATCCTTTTAGAAATTGGGTTATTTCATTATTTCCGATTAAGAATTTTTTGCGTTCTGAGATCTAAGGAATTTCACTCTGGGCTGGAAATCTTTTTGCTCAATATCTACATAAAATTTCCCAAAGGTTTCTTTTATATCTTCCGGGTGAACTTCAGATTTTCTTGTTTTGAGGTTGAAGTAAATCACGGTAACCCATAATACGGCATGAACTGTTTTTTCGTCCAGGCTTTTCATGAGTATTTCTACTTTGGCTGTTCTGTCCTGCACTTCTATGGTTTTACTGCTGATTATTACCTGGGTATTGTATCTTACTTCTTTTAAATAAGCGATCTCATTCTGAATAGCAATCCACGTACATCCGGTCTTTTTGGTATATTCTTCGTATGTGAATCCGTAAAATGTTTCTACATGGTCTTCTCTGGCGTTGAACATATAATCCAGATATTTCACGTTATTCAAATGTCCTATCGGATCACAATCGCTGAACCTTACTTTTACGGTTGTTGATACTTCTTTTTCCATAGGGCAAAAATAAAAAAACCGCCTTTAAAAGAGACGGTTAATTTATAAAACTTTGTTAATTTATTAGTTGATCCCTAATTCTTTCTTAACAGCAGCTGTAGCATCTGCACCTGATTTGTAAACCAAAGCAGCAGAGTTTGCATCCATGATGAATTCGTATCCGTTAGCTTTAGCTACTTTCTCGATGGCATCATTCAGTTTTTTCTCAATTGGTCCGAAAGCAACATCCTGCTTAGCCTGAAGATCTTTCTGAGCTTTATCCTGCATCTGAGCAATTTCTTCCTGAAGTTTCTGTAATTCTGTTTCTCTAGCTTTGTTCTCGTCAGCCGTTTTCTTAGGAGCTTCTTCAGTATACTGCTTTAACTTAGCCTGTCCAGCATCTGCTTTTTTCTTAATTTCAGCTTGTTTAGCATCTAAGAAAGTTTTTATATCAGTATCTGCTTTTTTCTTTTCAGGCATTGCATTAAGAACTCCCATTAAATCTACAGTAGCTAGTTTCTGAGCTTTCGCCATACTTACCGATACAACCATTACTACCACGGCAAATAATACACTTAATTTTTTCATAATTGGTAAAATAAATAATTTAATTTGTTTTTAGATTTTAATTTTAAGTAAAAGTTAACTTAAACTTTATTTTTTACTGTTTGTCTTTTCTTTTTTATCAGATGCAGAGGATCCTTTCAATAAGATCGTTAATACTTTTTCTGTATAATCATATCTGGGCAAAAGGAAAAGAACATTGTTATCGGATTTATCAAGAACCGTGCCCAATCCGTTTTTCTCGGCCATTGTTTTAACAGCGGTCCAGATCTGATCCTGAAACGGAACAACCAGATTTGTTCTCAGTTTTGTAATCTCACCATTGGCTCCAAAACGTAAGCTTGTGGTAGTTTTGATATTTTTCTCAAGATCCAATACTTCTTTTTCTCTGAGCTTTAGCTGATCTCCTATCAACAATACTTTCTCACTTTCAAATGCAGATTTTTTTCTTTCGTATTCTGACTGCAGGTTTTGAAGTTCTGCCTGCCAGGTATCGATCTGTGAATTTAATCTTGCTTCTGCTTCTTTGTATTGAGGTAGCTTGTCTAAAATATAGCCTGTATCTACTATTCCAACTTTCTGGGCATTCGAAAGGCCGAAAAGCAGGAACAATACAAATGTGAAAATGATTTTAAGGTTTTTCATATTGTGTGAATTATAATGATTGGTTCATCAGGAAGTGTGTTTTCCATCCGGA from Chryseobacterium shigense harbors:
- the rfbD gene encoding dTDP-4-dehydrorhamnose reductase, coding for MKLQMKKIAVIGGNGQLGNCIRKIAPDFENTYEFIFTDSQTLDITNEDQINGFFYDNKPDYCINASAYTAVDLAEKEKDKAFAVNADGVAYLAQACADNKCILIHVSTDYVFDGDTNLPYSEDDFTNPTGVYGASKRKGEELALEINPKTIILRTSWLYSEFNKNFVKTMLNLFSQKDQLGIVADQFGQPTNANDLAEAIMDIIETPGKTFGIFHFSNYPETTWFEFAKKIAEFSGSSVQLNPLTTDQYPTPAKRPGRSTMSLDKIEEVYKIEPKHWENSLEESVKILTQQ
- a CDS encoding acyl-CoA thioesterase translates to MEKEVSTTVKVRFSDCDPIGHLNNVKYLDYMFNAREDHVETFYGFTYEEYTKKTGCTWIAIQNEIAYLKEVRYNTQVIISSKTIEVQDRTAKVEILMKSLDEKTVHAVLWVTVIYFNLKTRKSEVHPEDIKETFGKFYVDIEQKDFQPRVKFLRSQNAKNS
- a CDS encoding OmpH family outer membrane protein, producing MKKLSVLFAVVVMVVSVSMAKAQKLATVDLMGVLNAMPEKKKADTDIKTFLDAKQAEIKKKADAGQAKLKQYTEEAPKKTADENKARETELQKLQEEIAQMQDKAQKDLQAKQDVAFGPIEKKLNDAIEKVAKANGYEFIMDANSAALVYKSGADATAAVKKELGIN
- a CDS encoding OmpH family outer membrane protein, coding for MKNLKIIFTFVLFLLFGLSNAQKVGIVDTGYILDKLPQYKEAEARLNSQIDTWQAELQNLQSEYERKKSAFESEKVLLIGDQLKLREKEVLDLEKNIKTTTSLRFGANGEITKLRTNLVVPFQDQIWTAVKTMAEKNGLGTVLDKSDNNVLFLLPRYDYTEKVLTILLKGSSASDKKEKTNSKK